In Rhodamnia argentea isolate NSW1041297 chromosome 5, ASM2092103v1, whole genome shotgun sequence, the DNA window TTTCAGGATTTGCCAGagaacctaattttttttcttttttaatttcattttataCAACAAAATGATATAAGCAACAAAACGgctcaaattaaaaggttatcAACATAATCTCTATCCGCCAAGCACGTAGTCACGTACAACTATAAAcaacgaaaattcaaaaacgTAGCCACGTAcaattataaacaataaaaTGTTCAAACACGTAACATAAAAACATAAATTACAAAACTCCGTTCTCCATTcagcaaaataattttttaaactccATTTTCCATTAATCCATTAAAATATTGCTTCAAAGAATAGAGAAGAAATAAATGAGGCAAAGCAAAGTTAGATTGGACTTAgagaaattttgttgcttttactATAGCTAAGAACCTATTCCAAAACCGGTCGATTCCAAAATCAATCTGGTTCTCGAGTGGGTCTTCGGTTGGACTCGAGAACCGGATCTGTTCAAATGGTTCGAAATTTTTGGAATCGAAAATCGGACTTGTTCACGTTAGAATCGAGAATCGGGTCGATTTTTCAAatggtccgatccggttcctcATTTTATCCCGATCcgattgcacacccctacttgCATTACATATTGTCTCTCTCTAAATCTTCCtttgaaaaaagatttaaaaatggTAAAAGCTGTTTTCTAAGTAACTTTTagtgatttttataattaatgtGTTTaaatcatgccctttttttcccctttcttaaCATGCATCGAATAGGCCAGTAATCAGCTTTGCTAATTGGGGTAATTaatcccgaccaaaaaaaaaattggggtaatTAATCAAAGTTTTTGGTCGTGGCCAGATTCTAAAATCTGTAAATGGGCTAATTAAATAGCGATTATCTGACCAAATCCAGAGAGAGAAACGCTATTTCCCAAgacgtttttttatttttttttgggggcttAGTCCCAAGAGATCCTTTTTTGCCATGCGTGCGTAGACAATCTTGCTCGCCCATTGCTCGTGTGATGTCTTTCTCGTCCAATGCCACGCTTTGGTTTAGGAAGGACTCGATCttgaatttccttttcttttctattttttcgggTCGAAACGACTCGATCTCGATTAGCTCATCATATCACGCGTCAATGTCAAGTCGGGTAATCGTCACGTGAAATATTCAAATACCTTCTCCCGATGGATAGTACGATGTGCATCTTGGGAATTCAACCCGTGCTCATTTCGTCCGACGTAACAAGATTGAAGTCAAATCACCCAATCTTGATTTTGATTATCGAATTCAATGAATTTTCAGAGGGATGTTTGAAGTGTTCGAAAAACCGATATTTTATTGTGTCGTGTTTTGCAATGTAGGCacgtgaaaattcaaaatattcacgtcaATTATATTTAGTAAGTTTCAAGTAACAGCGAGTGGGCTACACCTACGCGGGACATCACACGACAACAGCTTGTCAAGCTTACTAATTATGCTCGATGAAAACTATCGGACAAAACTCAGCTCGTAAATTAAAAGATAGAGGGTGAAGAAATATGATGTATCTGACGTGCTAATAAAAATGCTCAatttctatgggaaaattactcaattagtcataaacctattgcacgaatgtcaatttagtcttaaactatttaatttaactaatctAATCTTAACCTTTATACCGAATGTGACCTCTCagttaatttttgtggtagtcCAATCATCGTCGGCTATCCCGTATGTGCCATTGGCACATCGGTAATTCCTCCGCAAAGATTGGCCGGAAGGACCGCATCGAAATTTCGCTCAAAGGGATAAggcaaaattggcaaaattttggTTAGTTAATGGCTGAAtttcatataataaatttagggctCGTTGAGCAATTTTCCCTAATTGCTATGTAGCGGAAAGCTTGACAATAAACagttaaaagagaaaattatccaattcccgccaaaaaaaaaaaaaaacaggtcgGAATATTCTAAACCGAACAAACCAACCCAACGGCCAACACTACAGAATCCGATTTTGCTGACACTGAGAATCAAGTCGGGTCGAATCAACTCCAATCAAATCGCCTGCCTCCATCTTCGGTTGAACTCTCcaagaaaatcttcaagaaaCATGGCGTCGCCGGCCGTCGCCAACCCCAAAGCCGCCCTTGTCGTCTTCTTTGGGACGCTGGTCTTCACGCTCCTCAGCCTCCCTGACGGCGCGACCTGCATCCCCGTTGAAGAGCTCGACACCGCGCTCGCCGCCGTCCGCTCCCACGGCTACAACCTCACCGCCAATGCCATCGCCGCATCTGACCTCCGCTTTGACCTCCTCTCCACTGCCTCCCTCACCATCTTCGCCCCGGTTGACTCTGCTATCTTCGCCCTCGGCATGACCCTCCCTGCACCTGCCTACATCTCCgccctccgctcccatgtggtCCCCCGCCGCCTCTCCGCCGCAGACCTCCGCCACATCCGTTCCAACTCCGTGTTCCCCACACTCCTCCCCTCGCGGTCTCTCTGCGTGACCGTGAGCCAGCATTCCAACGCAATTGCGGTGGACGGCGTGGAGCTGGTGGTGCTCGGGGTTTTCTATGGCCCTGGCGTGGCAGTGCACGGGCTCCGTGGCGCTCTGAGCATCCGGTCTCAGTTTGGAGCAATCGAAGGCAGTGCTCCTCCTCCAGTACTTCGCCGTCGCTCCAGTTCAATCTTTTTCCGGGTTCCCAAGGTTGCTTGGCCGTCCAGCCGCGTGAATGATCATTCTGGTCAGCCCGCTGTCAACCTCACTGATTCGTCGCCTCCAGAATCACAAGAGAGCTATTTGCTGTCGCCGGAGGCTCCGCCATACACAGCGCCGGAGATTCAACCCTTGTCAGTCCCTTTGCCCTCCCAGGCGGAGATTAGTTCTGTTGCTCCAATGGGTAAGGACAGTGGCGATGGTGACAGGAGAGGAAGATTTGGGCTTCCGGGTAATCTGATGCTGACAACGATGCCGCTGTTCAACGGGGGTGGCGGGCGAGAGGGTTCTCTCAGGATATCCGAGCCTTTCAACGAGGAAACCATGTCCATTGAGGAAGTCCTTGAGGACGATGATGAGTTTTGGGATGAGGATCCCCACTTGGCTTGATGGCTCGCCGGAAAATGGGGGATGCATCACCGGCGGCGACGGGTACCTCTGGATTTCGTCAATTTTTGGCCGGGTTTTACCGGGATTTGATTCTTTTCTGTCCATATTTTGGGCCCTTTTACACAATTTcactccccccctttttttttatctggggACGGAGGACTAACTGTACTTAGAAAAATCTGATTACAGAAGAGGGCAAATTTCAGTAAAAATCTTGTGATTCGCGACTTACGGATCTCTTTCATCGACCCTCGATTCATTTTGAGTCCGAAATCACGTACGACCCGAGTCGAAATTCACAAACTGCATTTTGGGAATTACATCTTCTGAAATTCCATGTTCGATTTTACATATGAACCATTCAGGAGAGAAATGAGGGTTTCTCTCATATATTCTCCTGTGATAGTATTCATAACAGTAGCCAGAGTCCTTTGATTACGTTTGATTAGTTCACTTAAGGCTATCGAACAAAAAAGGCTGTGGCACTGAACGGATAGTTTCAAGTCGAAGATATCGGCGCGGGCGGCGAAGCTACTTCCCTACCAACATAGGAAATATCAACCATCCAAGCAAAAATACGAGATGCAAAGCCACTCCTATGATGGCTACACCGGCCGCAAGACTGTACAACAAAACAAGCGCAACTGATAAACAAATGGTCAAGGATTTGAAACCCGTTGATTGGACCCCTGCACGAGGATTGCGGAAAGAAGTGGCGAAGGTCCCGGAAGATGTCGGCGCTGGTACGGGAGAAGCAGGCGGTCAGTAGATAAAAGATGGAAGACGAGATACATTTGAAGGGCTCAGTATTATGAGAATGCAGGAATGGCAACATAAGAGGCTTGCCCGTGAACTCACATTAGGTTCTTACACCGCCTGCACCTAAAAACTGAGGAATTTTCCTGTCAACTATCAAGACAACTCGGAAAACACAACATGGTCGGCGGACGCAGTTCAGAATGAAGGAGGAACAACATCAAATTCGCTACTCCAAAATCGGATGCTCTGATTCGACTTCCAGTGCATCGCCATAAAAAGTTTGTTCCTTTCATTTAAAGCTTTAACGTTGAGAGAGAATGCTCACAGAAAGATATAACCCCGATGTCAAAGTATGATGCTGTTCAAATTGAGATGCCAAAGACGGCTTCGGAAAATAATGTGTATCACTCCAATATCACACTGATACTTGATCTAAATCTCACATAGGATCCGCAGACACAATTCATATAAAGGGTAACTTAAAACAAAATGGAGCAACAATACAAACACGCTACCAAAAAAAGTACGTAACTAACCAACAAAAGGCACACTGAAAGGGAATAACTTGGAGGGAAAAAACGGTATGGCAAGATGCCGGCTTCATTAGCTAGTTATTAGTATTATCAAGTTGTGGACTGGCATTACCTGCTTCAGCCTTGGGTATTTCATCACCTCTGCGGTGGTTCTCGTCGACATCCAGCACATCGTCCATCAGGTCATCCTCTCCGACGTTGATGTCTTCAACGTCCTCATCCTCATTGCTACCTGCGCCGGGGATTTTTCTGGTCTTGGGTCCATGCTCCAGCCGGTGGGTTTCCAACTCTTTATCCATCGTTTCCTGTAAGTTCAGATCATCAGTTGCTTTTCTAGCTTTCCTCGCATTTTGCCACCTCTCCAGCTGCTTCTCAACATTTGCAATATACTGCTCCCCAATCTGTTTCTGATATTCAGATAGCTCCTGTCGCCTAGCGCTCTTCCACTCCAGGAAATCCTGTCCATGGATAAATTACAGATCAATCATGTACACTGAAAGGGCCGATTAGAGAAAAAGAGCATGACGACATAATTTCGCCTTGTACAACTTGTTGACATGAAATCCCGAGGGATGCATTAGGTTTTTCTCCTGTTCTTGTAAACACCGACAAAATGATGAACCTATTTCCTTTGCGCTATGTACTAGTTACAGTCAGATAAAAATGCTTATGTCTCTCTATGGATGCACATGTGCCTCAACTTTTTTTAGACTAACAGCAGAAAGAAACCAACCTGCTCCTTTTGCTGCTCGATCAAGGTTGCATTTTTCTCCAATGGTTTTGCAGGTAGATAATATATGGGCGGCTTTGTTTTAGTCCTACAACATACACACAGCTCCAACCATTaagcaaatgaaaaacaagaagCAAATAAGAGTTATTCTACCTATGCCAATCAAAGCAGAAATTGAGCATCCAGT includes these proteins:
- the LOC115727571 gene encoding fasciclin-like arabinogalactan protein 19, giving the protein MASPAVANPKAALVVFFGTLVFTLLSLPDGATCIPVEELDTALAAVRSHGYNLTANAIAASDLRFDLLSTASLTIFAPVDSAIFALGMTLPAPAYISALRSHVVPRRLSAADLRHIRSNSVFPTLLPSRSLCVTVSQHSNAIAVDGVELVVLGVFYGPGVAVHGLRGALSIRSQFGAIEGSAPPPVLRRRSSSIFFRVPKVAWPSSRVNDHSGQPAVNLTDSSPPESQESYLLSPEAPPYTAPEIQPLSVPLPSQAEISSVAPMGKDSGDGDRRGRFGLPGNLMLTTMPLFNGGGGREGSLRISEPFNEETMSIEEVLEDDDEFWDEDPHLA